In Hymenobacter sublimis, a single genomic region encodes these proteins:
- the clpB gene encoding ATP-dependent chaperone ClpB yields the protein MNFNNYTIKAQEAVQKATEIAGGNQQQAIETGHLLKGLFQSDENVLSFLAKKLGVNLNILTPRLDALVTGYPKVSGGSPYLSNEAAAALQRATGFLKEFDDEYVSVEHLLLGLLGGKDAVATLMKDAGFNEKDLKAAIRELRGGRKVTSQTAEDQYQSLNRYARNLNEQVRTGKMDPVIGRDEEIRRVLQILSRRTKNNPVLLGEPGVGKTAIVEGLAQRIVAGDVPENLQDKIIMSLDMGLLIAGAKYKGEFEERLKSVIKEVTDSEGQIILFIDEMHTLIGAGGGGEGAMDAANLLKPALARGELHSIGATTLKEYQKYIEKDKALERRFQAVMVDEPSIEDAISIMRGIKEKYELHHGVRITDDAVIAAVELSSRYITDRFLPDKAIDLMDEAAAKLRIELNSMPVELDEVQRRIMQLEIEREAIRREENHDRENVLNKELSELTAKRDSLKAQWENEKSALTSIQTEKENIERYKLEADQAERQGDYGRVAELRYGKIQEAEAKLKELQAQAEADKGKDGGSMLQEVVTSEDIAEVVAKWTGIPVSKMLQSDREKLLNLEQELGKRVAGQTEAIAAISDAVRRSRAGLQDPKRPIGSFIFLGTTGVGKTELAKALAEYLFNDENSMVRIDMSEYQERHAVSRLIGAPPGYVGYDEGGQLTEAVRRKPYSVILLDEIEKAHPDVFNILLQVLDDGRLTDNKGRVANFKNTIIIMTSNTGADIIQKNFKELNEYNHDEVVDRTREEVVERLKQHMRPEFLNRIDEIVMFQPLKRREIRKIVDIQFRQIQQRLEEAGIRLEATDEVLDHLGEQGFDPQFGARPLKRVLQRLVLNELSKDILSGRVSKDAVVEAVLEDDQIRFVNVELPTVG from the coding sequence ATGAACTTTAATAATTATACGATCAAGGCACAGGAGGCCGTGCAGAAAGCCACTGAAATTGCCGGGGGCAACCAGCAGCAGGCCATTGAAACCGGCCACCTGCTGAAGGGCCTCTTCCAGAGCGACGAGAACGTGCTGTCGTTTCTGGCCAAGAAGCTGGGCGTAAACCTCAACATCCTCACGCCCCGCCTCGATGCACTCGTAACGGGTTACCCCAAAGTAAGCGGGGGCTCGCCCTACCTCTCCAACGAAGCCGCCGCGGCCCTGCAGCGCGCTACCGGCTTTCTGAAAGAGTTCGACGATGAATATGTGTCGGTGGAGCACCTGCTGTTGGGGCTGCTGGGCGGCAAAGACGCCGTAGCTACCCTGATGAAGGACGCCGGCTTCAACGAGAAAGATCTGAAAGCGGCCATCAGGGAACTGCGCGGAGGCCGCAAGGTAACCTCGCAGACCGCCGAAGACCAATACCAGAGCCTCAACCGCTACGCCCGCAACCTCAACGAGCAGGTGCGTACCGGCAAGATGGACCCGGTTATCGGCCGCGACGAGGAAATCCGGCGGGTACTCCAGATTCTGAGCCGCCGCACCAAGAACAACCCTGTGCTGCTGGGGGAGCCGGGCGTCGGTAAAACCGCCATTGTGGAGGGCCTGGCCCAGCGCATCGTGGCCGGCGACGTGCCCGAAAACCTTCAGGACAAAATCATCATGTCCCTAGACATGGGCCTGCTCATTGCCGGCGCCAAGTACAAGGGCGAATTCGAGGAGCGCCTCAAGTCCGTCATCAAGGAAGTAACCGACTCCGAAGGCCAGATCATTCTGTTCATCGACGAGATGCACACCCTGATTGGAGCCGGCGGTGGCGGCGAAGGCGCCATGGACGCAGCCAACCTGCTCAAGCCGGCCCTGGCCCGCGGCGAGCTGCACTCCATTGGGGCCACTACCCTCAAAGAGTACCAAAAGTACATTGAGAAGGACAAGGCTTTGGAGCGCCGTTTCCAGGCCGTGATGGTGGACGAGCCCAGCATTGAGGACGCCATCAGCATCATGCGCGGCATCAAGGAAAAGTACGAGCTGCACCACGGCGTGCGCATCACCGACGACGCCGTAATTGCCGCCGTCGAGCTCAGCTCGCGCTACATCACCGACCGGTTCCTGCCTGATAAGGCCATCGACCTGATGGACGAGGCCGCCGCCAAGCTCCGTATCGAGTTGAACTCCATGCCGGTGGAGCTGGACGAGGTGCAGCGCCGCATCATGCAGCTAGAAATTGAGCGCGAAGCCATCCGGCGCGAGGAAAATCACGACCGGGAAAATGTGCTCAACAAAGAGCTGAGCGAGCTGACCGCCAAGCGCGATTCGCTGAAAGCGCAGTGGGAAAACGAGAAATCGGCCCTCACCAGCATTCAGACTGAAAAGGAGAACATTGAGCGCTACAAGCTGGAGGCCGACCAGGCCGAACGCCAGGGCGACTACGGCCGCGTGGCGGAGCTGCGCTACGGCAAGATTCAGGAAGCCGAAGCCAAGCTGAAGGAACTGCAGGCCCAGGCCGAAGCCGATAAAGGCAAGGACGGTGGCTCGATGCTGCAAGAGGTAGTGACTTCTGAAGATATTGCCGAGGTAGTAGCCAAGTGGACCGGTATTCCGGTAAGCAAAATGCTGCAGTCGGACCGCGAGAAGCTGCTGAATCTGGAGCAAGAGCTGGGCAAGCGTGTAGCCGGCCAGACGGAAGCCATTGCGGCCATTTCCGATGCCGTGCGTCGTTCGCGGGCGGGCCTTCAGGACCCCAAGCGGCCGATTGGTTCGTTTATCTTCCTGGGCACGACCGGCGTGGGTAAAACCGAGCTGGCCAAGGCTCTGGCCGAGTACCTCTTCAACGATGAGAACAGCATGGTGCGCATCGATATGAGCGAGTACCAGGAGCGCCACGCCGTGTCGCGGCTGATTGGGGCGCCTCCCGGCTACGTGGGCTACGACGAAGGTGGTCAACTGACGGAAGCCGTGCGCCGCAAGCCGTACTCGGTGATTCTGCTCGACGAAATCGAGAAGGCTCACCCCGATGTGTTCAACATTCTGCTGCAAGTGCTGGATGATGGCCGCCTCACCGACAATAAAGGTCGGGTGGCGAACTTCAAGAACACCATTATCATCATGACCTCGAACACGGGCGCCGACATCATTCAGAAGAATTTCAAAGAGCTGAATGAGTACAACCACGACGAAGTGGTAGACCGCACCCGCGAGGAAGTGGTGGAGCGCCTGAAGCAACACATGCGCCCCGAGTTCCTGAACCGCATCGACGAAATTGTGATGTTCCAGCCGCTGAAGCGCCGCGAAATCCGCAAGATCGTGGACATCCAGTTCCGCCAGATTCAGCAGCGCCTGGAAGAAGCCGGCATCCGGCTGGAGGCCACCGATGAGGTGCTGGACCACCTTGGCGAGCAAGGCTTCGACCCGCAGTTTGGCGCTAGGCCCTTGAAGCGCGTACTGCAGCGCCTAGTGCTGAATGAGCTGTCGAAGGACATCCTCTCGGGCCGCGTGAGCAAGGACGCCGTGGTGGAAGCCGTGCTGGAGGACGACCAGATTCGCTTCGTGAACGTGGAACTCCCGACCGTAGGGTAA
- a CDS encoding gluconolaconase, translating to MAQYLRLATLVLGLTGMLAGCSDDEDDTAAEPAAPTRINVAQAGLHPEGIQYDEANKRFLVSSRTKGQLGSVRDDSTYTLFADDAWLISTIGLNLDASRQRLLVAVSDNGANTSRSTAATLRKLAAVAIYNASSGSLISYVDLGGLRPAGNHFANDIAVDGQGNAYITDSLSPIIYKVDAQGVATVFLENAQLSGGMGFGLNGIVYHPDGYLLVAKSNDGTLFKVPLSNPSSFSRVTSAQSLVGADGLLLLNAQTLLVVAGSQSTVFRLTSSDAWATAAAAGSFATGAVSPTTITRRNQSDAYVLYPYQSTSPRFAIVKATF from the coding sequence TTGGCACAATATCTTCGGCTGGCAACTCTGGTGCTTGGCCTGACTGGCATGTTGGCAGGCTGCTCTGACGATGAGGATGACACAGCTGCCGAGCCGGCAGCACCTACCCGCATCAATGTGGCCCAGGCCGGCTTGCACCCCGAAGGCATCCAGTATGATGAGGCCAACAAACGGTTCCTGGTCAGCTCCCGCACCAAGGGGCAACTAGGCAGCGTGCGCGACGACAGCACCTACACGCTATTCGCCGATGATGCCTGGTTGATTTCCACCATTGGCCTAAACCTGGATGCCAGCCGGCAGCGTCTGCTGGTGGCCGTGTCGGATAATGGCGCTAATACCAGCCGCTCCACGGCCGCTACGTTGCGTAAGCTAGCGGCCGTGGCTATATATAATGCCAGCAGTGGCAGCCTGATTTCCTACGTCGATTTGGGCGGTCTGCGGCCAGCTGGTAACCATTTCGCCAACGACATAGCCGTGGATGGACAAGGCAATGCCTACATCACCGACAGCCTTTCACCGATTATTTATAAGGTAGATGCTCAGGGCGTAGCTACAGTTTTCCTGGAGAATGCGCAGCTTAGCGGCGGCATGGGCTTTGGCCTGAATGGCATCGTGTATCACCCTGATGGCTACCTGCTGGTGGCTAAATCCAATGACGGCACGCTGTTTAAGGTACCGCTGAGCAACCCCAGCAGCTTTTCCCGCGTGACCAGCGCCCAGAGTTTGGTAGGAGCCGATGGCTTGCTGCTGCTCAATGCCCAAACCCTGCTGGTCGTGGCAGGTAGCCAAAGCACCGTGTTCCGACTAACTAGCTCCGACGCCTGGGCTACGGCAGCCGCCGCCGGCAGCTTTGCCACCGGAGCCGTTAGCCCCACCACCATCACGCGCCGCAACCAGTCGGATGCTTACGTGCTGTATCCTTACCAAAGCACTTCGCCCCGCTTCGCCATTGTGAAAGCCACTTTTTAA
- a CDS encoding HupE/UreJ family protein has product MSSSVFTTYLQLGFHHIFNLQAYDHLVFLLALCAPYVLQDWRRVVALVTSFTVGHSVTLALATLNVVRYSPALIEVLIPITIVLTCLLNLARAGRAASRPTTRRESTYLLLTLPNLLAALFGLIHGLGFSSYLRELLGQQSRPVLELLSFNLGVELGQLLIVAIILLVGLVLLRAFNVARRDWLLVTSGAALGIALTLLVG; this is encoded by the coding sequence ATGTCGTCCTCTGTCTTCACTACGTATCTGCAGCTTGGGTTCCACCACATTTTCAACCTGCAGGCCTACGACCACCTCGTATTTCTGCTGGCCTTGTGTGCGCCCTACGTATTGCAGGACTGGCGCCGGGTAGTGGCCTTGGTTACTAGCTTCACGGTGGGCCATTCCGTCACGCTGGCCCTGGCTACGCTGAACGTGGTGCGCTACTCACCCGCGCTGATTGAGGTGTTAATTCCCATTACCATTGTGCTGACCTGCCTGCTGAACCTGGCGCGGGCCGGCCGCGCCGCCTCCCGCCCAACTACCCGCCGCGAGTCAACTTACCTGCTGCTGACACTACCCAACCTGCTGGCAGCCTTGTTTGGGCTGATTCACGGCTTAGGCTTCTCGAGCTACCTGCGCGAGCTGCTGGGCCAGCAGAGTCGGCCGGTGCTGGAGTTACTGAGTTTTAACCTGGGCGTGGAGTTGGGCCAGCTGCTGATTGTGGCCATCATTCTGCTGGTAGGGCTGGTGCTACTGCGCGCCTTCAACGTTGCCCGCCGCGACTGGCTGTTGGTTACGAGCGGGGCCGCTTTGGGCATTGCGCTGACTTTGTTAGTAGGCTAA
- a CDS encoding T9SS type A sorting domain-containing protein produces the protein MMRTTTMTSLGRPLAVALLGLLSFTEAVAQKRPVPAATGTHYRPTTPQAAISSTATGGNWSDAATWTGGVVPTAADNVTIVSGATVTLDVNAACAALTVATGGSLLTSATTAYQLLVAGNLTNNGTLDLSNPSGTSTVGSELRFTGSGDASFSGTGTTDLQSLSLGKAAATDVVSLDLPTLQVQGAAGTATTGTGFLLTRTGSPAADYMTGILKLTGTATLTNKVFQTVSYVIPATGGIWLNNPNFTVVGQGGSPINNGLLRVSAGTYTIGSGMGNSLSFGSGAALTVEGGALNVAGRLNAAASAPITFTQSGGTISVMTQTPSPSAFASFGLLSNDAGSVQNISGGTIILVNRNGASPPNNDYNVLGTMNYTGGTLQVGSGATTTNFDFRIGGNVPGLVIDNTTNAKSVTLGAPTTVYGPVTINSGTTLDASVLELTLRGPSLTNNGTLTASSGRLAFTGTAAQTLSGSGTFSPVSTLTLNNAAGLTLGTPLTVSGNLVLTNGKLITSETNLLTLQAINPPTGSATSYVQGPLAVQVNSTAPAARTFAVGDATAWRPVVLSGLTTSGTQTFTATVISGTPTATLSSPLTLVNSVRYARVQGPLPTTASVQLSYGADDVIGNLSSAVVAQAAAPAGQYVSRGGAPATTPTTGLFSTLDLASGAEYFVLANTQQEGGVLSTSVASGCPGISGTLTLSNYSGTIQGYQVNTGSGFQAVPGTNTSPTLAFTSLTQTSTFQAVLLTPDGRTVFSQPVTVTVTPAPDATLTATSATTFCGSGTLTLTAPAGTGSLFYQFLRNGQPIAGATSATYTTTVTSSASYSVTVSNTSGCSSTSAPIQVTVNPATSAGFSYASASYCTSGTTNPTPTLTTGATAGSFSSTTGLALDAATGVINLSASTPGTYTVTNSVGGTCPSSATFQVTITTPATAGFSYATSTFCTSASGTVTPALATGASAGTFTSTAGLTLDAATGAITPGTSMPGTYTITNTVAAAGGCAAATATATVTITTPALAGFSYPATSYCTSGTTNPTPVLASGASAGTFSSATGLSIDAATGTINLAASTPGTYTVTNTVAAAGGCAAVTATATLTITAPATAGFSYASTSFCSGDATNPMPALATGATAGTFSSTPGLTINATTGVITLSSSTPGTYTVTNTVAAAGGCSAVTATTTVTINATPAQPTVTASYSGATTTLTSSATTGNQWYLNGTAIPGATNQTYVVSAAAQYGNYTVVTTSAQGCASLPSQPLVVTTSQKPLAGSSLTIYPNPTPDGRLTLKLQGYTKAVELTVFNAVGQPVRTLTVPAGRLDQALDLSQLPSGVYMLRARTEGGLDVRRIVKE, from the coding sequence ATGATGCGAACAACTACCATGACCAGCCTCGGCCGGCCACTTGCCGTGGCGTTGCTGGGGCTGTTGTCTTTTACCGAGGCAGTAGCACAAAAACGACCTGTTCCGGCGGCAACCGGCACACACTACCGGCCCACTACCCCGCAGGCAGCCATCAGCTCTACCGCTACCGGCGGCAACTGGAGCGACGCTGCCACCTGGACGGGCGGCGTAGTACCCACGGCGGCCGACAACGTGACCATTGTAAGCGGGGCAACGGTAACGCTGGACGTGAATGCGGCCTGCGCAGCCCTGACGGTGGCTACGGGCGGCTCCCTGCTGACCTCGGCTACTACCGCTTATCAGCTGCTGGTAGCCGGCAACCTCACCAACAACGGCACGCTGGACTTAAGTAACCCATCCGGGACGAGCACGGTTGGCTCGGAACTGCGCTTTACGGGCAGTGGCGACGCCAGCTTCAGCGGCACGGGCACCACTGATCTGCAGAGCCTTTCCTTGGGCAAAGCGGCCGCTACGGATGTAGTAAGCCTGGACCTGCCTACCCTGCAAGTACAAGGCGCAGCCGGCACGGCCACCACGGGCACAGGTTTTCTGCTGACGCGAACCGGCTCACCCGCGGCCGACTACATGACGGGTATTCTGAAGCTAACGGGCACTGCCACGCTCACCAACAAAGTTTTTCAGACTGTTTCCTACGTCATTCCCGCCACCGGAGGCATTTGGCTCAACAACCCCAATTTCACGGTAGTAGGACAAGGGGGCTCCCCCATTAACAACGGGCTGCTGCGCGTATCGGCGGGCACCTACACCATTGGTTCGGGCATGGGCAACTCTCTCAGCTTCGGCAGTGGGGCGGCCCTTACCGTGGAGGGCGGGGCCCTGAACGTGGCCGGCCGCTTAAACGCCGCCGCCTCGGCTCCCATCACCTTTACCCAGAGCGGCGGCACGATTAGCGTAATGACGCAGACGCCGTCGCCTAGCGCTTTTGCCTCGTTTGGCTTGCTGAGCAACGATGCCGGCAGCGTCCAGAATATTTCGGGCGGCACCATCATTCTGGTAAACCGCAACGGGGCCTCTCCTCCCAACAACGACTACAATGTGCTGGGCACGATGAACTACACGGGCGGTACGCTGCAAGTGGGTTCGGGCGCCACGACTACTAACTTCGATTTCCGGATTGGGGGTAACGTGCCGGGTTTGGTTATCGATAATACAACCAACGCCAAATCAGTTACCCTCGGGGCTCCTACCACGGTGTACGGTCCGGTAACTATCAACTCTGGTACTACGCTGGATGCCAGCGTGCTGGAGCTTACTCTCCGGGGGCCAAGCCTTACCAATAACGGCACCCTGACTGCCTCGTCGGGCCGGTTAGCCTTCACTGGCACCGCAGCCCAAACCCTGAGCGGCTCGGGCACCTTCTCCCCGGTCTCGACGCTTACCCTTAATAACGCCGCGGGCCTGACCTTGGGCACGCCCCTCACCGTTAGCGGCAACCTGGTTCTCACCAACGGCAAGCTCATCACTTCGGAAACAAACCTGCTGACCCTGCAAGCCATCAACCCGCCTACCGGCTCGGCGACCAGCTACGTACAGGGCCCTCTGGCGGTGCAAGTGAATAGCACTGCTCCGGCGGCGCGCACCTTTGCCGTGGGTGATGCTACGGCCTGGCGCCCGGTAGTACTCAGCGGCCTGACCACCTCGGGCACGCAAACCTTCACGGCTACGGTTATCAGCGGTACCCCTACCGCCACGTTGAGCAGCCCCCTCACCTTGGTCAATTCGGTTCGCTACGCCCGCGTGCAGGGTCCGCTCCCGACTACAGCTTCCGTGCAGCTTAGCTACGGCGCCGATGACGTCATTGGCAACTTGTCTTCGGCGGTAGTGGCCCAGGCGGCGGCCCCGGCTGGCCAGTACGTTTCGCGGGGCGGAGCGCCGGCCACTACTCCCACCACCGGCTTGTTCTCGACCCTGGACCTTGCCAGCGGCGCGGAGTACTTTGTTTTGGCTAACACCCAGCAGGAAGGGGGCGTGCTGAGCACCAGCGTGGCCAGCGGCTGCCCCGGCATTTCGGGCACGCTCACGTTGTCGAACTACAGCGGCACTATTCAGGGCTACCAGGTGAACACCGGCTCGGGCTTCCAGGCCGTACCCGGCACCAACACCTCTCCTACCCTGGCCTTCACCAGTCTAACCCAGACTTCTACTTTCCAGGCTGTTCTGCTCACCCCCGACGGACGCACGGTGTTTTCCCAGCCCGTTACGGTAACCGTGACTCCGGCCCCCGATGCTACCCTGACGGCCACTTCAGCTACGACGTTCTGCGGCTCCGGCACGCTTACGCTTACGGCCCCGGCCGGCACGGGCAGCTTGTTTTACCAGTTTCTGCGCAACGGCCAGCCCATTGCCGGCGCTACTTCCGCTACGTATACCACCACGGTTACGTCCAGCGCATCGTACTCCGTAACGGTTAGCAACACCAGCGGTTGCTCGTCTACTTCGGCCCCCATCCAGGTGACGGTAAACCCGGCCACCAGCGCGGGCTTCAGCTACGCCAGCGCCAGCTACTGCACCTCGGGCACGACCAACCCCACGCCTACCCTGACAACGGGGGCCACGGCTGGCTCATTCAGCAGCACTACCGGCCTAGCCCTGGATGCGGCCACCGGTGTCATCAATCTGTCCGCCAGCACGCCCGGCACGTATACCGTTACCAACTCGGTCGGCGGCACGTGTCCATCCAGCGCTACCTTCCAGGTAACCATCACGACTCCGGCCACCGCAGGCTTCAGCTACGCGACGTCCACGTTCTGCACGTCGGCCAGCGGTACCGTAACGCCCGCGTTGGCTACCGGCGCCTCAGCCGGCACCTTCACCAGCACTGCCGGGCTAACCCTGGATGCCGCAACGGGCGCTATTACGCCCGGCACCAGCATGCCCGGCACGTACACCATCACCAACACCGTAGCAGCGGCCGGCGGCTGCGCGGCGGCTACCGCCACGGCCACCGTCACGATTACTACTCCGGCCCTTGCCGGCTTTAGCTACCCGGCTACCAGCTACTGCACTTCGGGCACAACCAACCCGACTCCGGTACTGGCCAGCGGTGCTTCAGCAGGCACGTTCTCGTCTGCAACTGGCCTGAGCATTGACGCGGCTACGGGCACAATTAACTTGGCGGCCAGCACTCCGGGCACCTACACGGTAACCAACACGGTGGCTGCCGCCGGCGGGTGCGCCGCCGTTACGGCCACGGCTACCCTCACGATTACGGCCCCGGCTACGGCAGGCTTCAGTTACGCCAGTACCTCGTTCTGCTCCGGTGATGCGACCAACCCCATGCCTGCCCTGGCAACGGGCGCTACGGCCGGCACGTTCAGCAGCACCCCTGGCCTGACGATTAACGCTACCACGGGTGTTATTACCTTGTCTTCGAGCACGCCCGGCACGTATACCGTGACCAACACGGTAGCCGCCGCCGGTGGTTGCTCGGCCGTAACGGCTACTACCACCGTAACCATCAATGCTACCCCGGCTCAGCCTACGGTAACGGCCTCCTACAGCGGCGCCACCACAACCCTGACCAGCAGCGCCACAACGGGCAACCAGTGGTACCTGAACGGCACGGCTATTCCCGGTGCTACCAACCAGACGTACGTGGTAAGCGCGGCGGCCCAGTACGGTAACTACACCGTGGTAACCACCTCGGCACAGGGCTGCGCCTCCCTGCCCTCGCAGCCGCTGGTGGTAACTACCAGCCAGAAGCCGCTGGCCGGCTCCTCGCTTACTATTTACCCCAACCCTACCCCCGACGGCCGCCTGACCCTGAAGCTGCAGGGCTACACCAAGGCCGTTGAGCTGACGGTGTTCAACGCCGTGGGCCAGCCAGTGCGCACCCTCACGGTGCCCGCCGGCCGCCTAGACCAAGCCCTGGACCTGAGCCAGCTGCCCAGCGGCGTGTACATGCTGCGCGCCCGCACCGAAGGTGGTCTTGACGTCCGCCGCATTGTGAAGGAGTAA
- a CDS encoding M1 family metallopeptidase encodes MLKPTLLAAGLVALLALPAAAQSTNSGTDKFAQLETLLPTPNTYRTASGAPGNEYWQQRADYNIRVKLDDTKQSISGDEDITYTNLSPDVLTYLWVQLDQNVMDKNSITTATEVGQIQPRMSFQALEYLQQSEFDGGFKISEVKLKGGKALPYVINHTMMRVDLPTPLRPRQAVTFSIKWAYNINDQTKISQRSGYEYFPEDKNYLYEIAQFYPRMAVYSDNQGWQHKQFLGNGEFALPFGDYRVSITAPADHVVGATGTLQNPNDVLSSVQRQRLEKAKNSTKPVLIVSPLEAEQAEQKRATGTKTWTYAAKNVRDFAWASSRKFIWDAMGIKQDGTPVMCMSYYPKEGNPLWGKYSTEVVAHTIKTYSKFTIPYAYPVAISVHGPVGGMEYPMICFNGGRPEKDGTYSADRKYGMISVIIHEVGHNFFPMIVNSDERQWTWMDEGLNTFVQYLTEQEWERNYPSKRGEPANIVAYMQTDKTLQTPIMTNSESVLQFGNNAYGKPATGLNILRETIMGRQLFDYAFKEYATRWAYKHPTPADFFRTMEDASGVDLDWFWRGWFYTVDKTDLAIESVKWYTVDSKNPEIENARKREIINKAPQSISQQRNLQDIKKTLVDDKPELKDFYNNYDPLATTEADKQRYQQLVKGLSPEQQQRLNSGLHFYEVSLKNRGGLTMPVIVQMTYEDGKQEIMNIPAEIWRKNNAEVTKVFITEKPVVSFVLDPFLQTADTDLSNNAWPQKAAPSRFELFEQQQRAQPNPMQQQSALQQKEQKPVNSTTSGGTN; translated from the coding sequence ATGCTAAAACCTACTCTGCTGGCCGCCGGGTTGGTGGCGCTGCTGGCCCTACCGGCAGCGGCCCAGTCCACCAACTCCGGCACCGATAAATTTGCCCAGCTGGAAACCCTGCTGCCTACCCCCAATACTTACCGGACGGCCTCGGGCGCGCCCGGCAACGAGTACTGGCAGCAGCGCGCCGACTACAACATCCGGGTAAAACTGGACGACACGAAGCAGTCGATTTCCGGCGACGAGGACATTACCTACACCAACCTCTCGCCCGATGTGCTGACCTACCTGTGGGTGCAGCTCGACCAGAACGTGATGGACAAGAACTCCATTACCACCGCCACGGAAGTCGGCCAGATTCAGCCGCGCATGTCGTTTCAGGCCCTGGAATACCTGCAGCAAAGTGAATTTGACGGGGGCTTCAAGATTTCGGAAGTAAAGCTGAAGGGCGGCAAGGCCCTGCCTTACGTTATCAACCACACCATGATGCGCGTGGACCTACCCACGCCCCTGCGCCCGCGGCAAGCCGTAACGTTCAGCATCAAGTGGGCCTACAACATCAACGACCAAACCAAAATCAGCCAGCGCTCGGGCTACGAGTATTTCCCGGAGGACAAGAACTACCTCTACGAAATTGCGCAGTTCTACCCCCGCATGGCCGTGTATTCTGATAATCAGGGTTGGCAGCACAAGCAGTTCCTGGGCAACGGCGAGTTTGCCCTGCCCTTCGGCGACTACCGGGTGAGCATTACGGCTCCCGCCGACCACGTAGTGGGTGCCACTGGCACGCTGCAAAACCCCAACGACGTGCTGTCCTCGGTTCAGCGCCAGCGCCTCGAAAAAGCGAAGAACTCAACCAAACCGGTCCTGATTGTGTCGCCGCTGGAGGCGGAGCAGGCCGAACAGAAGCGCGCCACAGGCACCAAAACTTGGACGTACGCCGCCAAAAACGTGCGCGACTTCGCCTGGGCTTCCTCCCGGAAATTTATCTGGGATGCCATGGGCATCAAGCAGGATGGCACGCCCGTGATGTGCATGAGCTACTACCCCAAGGAAGGCAATCCGCTCTGGGGCAAGTATTCGACGGAAGTGGTGGCCCACACCATCAAAACCTACTCGAAGTTCACGATTCCGTACGCTTACCCGGTGGCTATTTCCGTGCACGGTCCGGTGGGCGGCATGGAGTACCCGATGATCTGCTTTAATGGCGGCCGCCCCGAGAAGGACGGCACCTACTCGGCGGACCGGAAATACGGGATGATTTCGGTGATTATCCACGAGGTAGGCCACAACTTCTTCCCGATGATTGTGAACTCCGATGAGCGGCAGTGGACGTGGATGGACGAGGGCCTGAACACCTTTGTGCAGTACCTCACGGAGCAGGAATGGGAGCGTAACTACCCCTCTAAGCGCGGCGAGCCGGCCAACATTGTGGCCTACATGCAAACCGACAAAACCCTGCAGACGCCCATCATGACCAACTCGGAATCGGTGCTGCAGTTTGGCAACAACGCCTACGGCAAGCCCGCTACCGGCCTGAACATTCTGCGCGAAACCATCATGGGCCGCCAGCTCTTCGACTACGCTTTCAAAGAATACGCTACCCGCTGGGCCTACAAGCACCCTACCCCCGCCGACTTTTTCCGGACCATGGAAGACGCCTCGGGTGTAGACCTGGACTGGTTCTGGCGCGGCTGGTTCTACACCGTGGACAAGACCGACCTGGCCATTGAAAGCGTGAAGTGGTACACCGTGGACTCCAAGAACCCGGAAATTGAAAATGCCCGGAAGCGCGAAATCATCAACAAAGCGCCCCAGAGCATTTCCCAGCAGCGCAACCTCCAGGACATCAAGAAAACCCTGGTGGACGACAAGCCCGAGCTGAAGGATTTCTACAACAACTACGACCCGCTGGCTACCACCGAGGCCGACAAGCAGCGCTACCAGCAGCTGGTGAAGGGCCTGAGCCCCGAGCAGCAGCAGCGCCTCAACAGCGGCCTGCACTTCTACGAGGTAAGCCTGAAAAACCGCGGCGGCCTGACCATGCCGGTTATCGTGCAAATGACCTACGAGGACGGCAAGCAGGAAATCATGAACATTCCGGCCGAAATCTGGCGCAAGAACAACGCGGAGGTAACCAAGGTATTCATTACCGAAAAGCCGGTGGTAAGCTTCGTGCTGGACCCCTTCCTGCAAACCGCCGACACGGACCTCTCCAACAACGCCTGGCCCCAGAAAGCCGCACCCTCGCGCTTTGAGCTGTTCGAGCAGCAGCAGCGCGCCCAGCCCAACCCCATGCAGCAGCAGTCGGCCCTGCAGCAAAAGGAGCAGAAGCCAGTGAACAGCACTACCTCGGGCGGCACCAACTAA